Proteins found in one Amycolatopsis aidingensis genomic segment:
- a CDS encoding L-serine ammonia-lyase, with amino-acid sequence MAISVFDLFSIGIGPSSSHTVGPMRAARTFVDGLAADGLLRETTRVRAELFGSLGATGHGHGSDKAVLLGLAGERPEEVDTDSVPDRVAAIRESRRLLLRGEHEISFAVDKDLLMHRRRSLPAHPNGMTFRAFGADGAVLRERVYYSVGGGFVLDESAMQGDPVIVEDSTPVPHPFRTGADLLEQCRTSGLPVSQVMMRNELCWRTGDEIKAGLLEIWQVMVECVRNGCEHDGVLPGGLKVPRRAKALHDKLRAQDGAGDALHAMDWVSLYALAVNEENASGGRVVTAPTNGAAGIIPAVLHYYTRFIRTATEEGVITFLLTAGAIGSVLKQTGSISGAEVGCQGEVGSACAMAAAGLTEVLGGTPAQVENAAEIGVEHHLGLTCDPVGGLVQIPCIERNAVGASKAIHAARMAMWGDGSHVVALDKAIKTMRETGADMKVKYKETARGGLAVNVIEC; translated from the coding sequence ATGGCCATCAGCGTCTTCGATCTGTTCTCGATCGGAATCGGGCCGTCCAGTTCGCACACCGTGGGCCCGATGCGGGCCGCGCGAACATTCGTGGACGGGCTCGCTGCCGATGGCCTGTTGCGGGAGACGACCAGGGTGCGCGCCGAGTTGTTCGGCTCGCTCGGCGCCACCGGACACGGCCACGGCAGCGACAAGGCCGTCCTGCTCGGCCTCGCGGGCGAGCGGCCGGAGGAGGTGGACACTGACTCCGTGCCCGACCGGGTCGCGGCCATCCGGGAGTCCCGGCGGCTGCTGTTGCGCGGCGAGCACGAGATCTCCTTCGCGGTGGACAAGGACCTGCTGATGCACCGGCGCAGGTCGTTGCCCGCGCACCCGAACGGGATGACCTTCCGGGCCTTCGGTGCGGACGGCGCGGTGCTGCGCGAACGGGTCTACTACTCGGTGGGCGGCGGGTTCGTGCTGGACGAGTCCGCCATGCAGGGCGATCCGGTGATCGTCGAGGACTCGACCCCGGTGCCGCACCCCTTCCGTACCGGAGCCGACCTGCTCGAGCAGTGCCGTACCTCCGGCCTGCCGGTCAGCCAGGTCATGATGCGCAACGAGCTGTGCTGGCGCACGGGGGACGAGATCAAGGCGGGCCTGCTGGAGATCTGGCAGGTGATGGTCGAGTGCGTGCGCAACGGCTGCGAGCACGACGGGGTACTGCCCGGCGGGCTGAAGGTGCCGCGCAGGGCCAAGGCGTTGCACGACAAGCTGCGTGCCCAGGACGGCGCCGGGGACGCCCTGCACGCGATGGACTGGGTCAGCCTGTACGCGCTGGCTGTCAACGAGGAGAACGCCTCCGGCGGGCGGGTGGTGACCGCGCCGACCAACGGCGCCGCCGGCATCATCCCCGCGGTGCTGCACTACTACACCCGGTTCATCCGCACCGCTACCGAGGAGGGTGTGATCACCTTCCTGCTCACCGCGGGTGCGATCGGCTCGGTGCTGAAGCAGACCGGGTCGATCTCCGGGGCCGAGGTCGGTTGCCAGGGCGAGGTCGGCTCCGCCTGCGCGATGGCGGCTGCCGGGCTCACCGAGGTCCTCGGCGGGACCCCGGCGCAGGTGGAGAACGCCGCCGAGATCGGCGTGGAGCATCACCTCGGGCTCACCTGTGATCCGGTGGGTGGGCTGGTGCAGATCCCGTGCATCGAGCGCAACGCCGTCGGTGCCTCGAAGGCCATCCACGCCGCGCGGATGGCGATGTGGGGTGACGGCAGCCATGTCGTCGCGCTGGACAAG